ACGGGACGGAATTGAATTCCGTCCTACTTTATTGCGACGGGGACAGAATTTAATTCTGTCCCCGTCATATTTAATTATTTATTCGCCGAATAAAGCCTTTTGCGCGGCTTTAAGTCCGCTGCCGATTTCAAACTTATATCCTAATTCTTTTAATACGGCTTCCAATGCAGATATTGCCGTTATAACGTCAAAACATCCGGCATATCCAAGATGCGCTATTCTGAATATCTTGCCCTTTGCGGCATCCTGTCCGCCTGCTATGGTAATACCGTATTTTTCCCTTATAAGCTTTGTTATTTTGCCGGCATCCATACCTTCGGGCGCCCATACGGCCGTAAGAGCGTTGGAAGGCTCGTCTACCGTATAAAGTTTTAATCCCATAGCCTGAACGGCAACTCTGACGGCATTTGCAAGATTTGCATGTCTTTTGAATACTTTTTCCAATCCCTCTTCTTTAATTTCCCTTAATATTTCCCTTAATCCTACTATAAGCTGAACGTTGGGAGTATATGCATTCTGATTTTTTTCCAATGATTTCTTTTCTTTTTTAAAATTAAAATAGTACTTCGGCAGAGTCGATTTTTCTACGAAACTCCATGCTTTTTCGCTCAAAGAAGCAAAAGCGAGTCCTGGGGGCAGCATAAGGGCTTTCTGGGAACCGGTAACGACTACGTCAATTCCCCATTCGTCCTGCGGAATATTTGTTACTCCAAGCGCCGTAATAGCATCTACGACGAGAATAGTATTAGGTCTTTTTTTAACGATATCGGCAATTTCTTTAACAGGATGAAAGACTCCCGTGGACGTTTCGGATGCCTGTATATAAACGGCTTTTATTTCAGGGTCTTCGTTTAATGCATCTTCTATAGACTTCGGCGAAACGGTATGTCCCCACTCCACGTCTATAGCTTTTACGTTAACAGAGTATGCCTTGCATATATCGAACCATCTTTCCCCAAATTTTCCGCCTCTGACTGCAAGTGC
Above is a window of Candidatus Acidulodesulfobacterium acidiphilum DNA encoding:
- a CDS encoding alanine--glyoxylate aminotransferase family protein, whose amino-acid sequence is MQKKYLLAPGPTPVPERALADMSLPIIHHRAPEYSVILQEVRDNLKFLFQTKQEVLIFTSSGTGAMEGCVTNLLSAGDHALAVRGGKFGERWFDICKAYSVNVKAIDVEWGHTVSPKSIEDALNEDPEIKAVYIQASETSTGVFHPVKEIADIVKKRPNTILVVDAITALGVTNIPQDEWGIDVVVTGSQKALMLPPGLAFASLSEKAWSFVEKSTLPKYYFNFKKEKKSLEKNQNAYTPNVQLIVGLREILREIKEEGLEKVFKRHANLANAVRVAVQAMGLKLYTVDEPSNALTAVWAPEGMDAGKITKLIREKYGITIAGGQDAAKGKIFRIAHLGYAGCFDVITAISALEAVLKELGYKFEIGSGLKAAQKALFGE